The Mercenaria mercenaria strain notata chromosome 1, MADL_Memer_1, whole genome shotgun sequence nucleotide sequence GTTCGAGTGCAATGTTAATGAGTCAACTTTACTTACTTGGacagaaactattttcaaaatgattactTTTCTTCCTAGCTACCACATAACAATAACGGAACGTTTCAGGACTGCTTTTTGTCGTcaaataacatttgtttaaaatcagtACGCTTGTGTTTCATAAAACTAGTGAAATTAATTTATGGAatagatttattttattgaaattgctCATGATATTCACATTATGATGTCTAAATTAGAAATGTACTTCAGGTAACGTAAGAGTGCTGCATTAGAAGGTTAAGTAAATGCATATGAAGACCATCAAAATTGTATCACAGAAACTAGGCTGTATATTTATCATTGGTGTATTGTAAATCTTTgtatcaaattgaaataaaatcagacaaaaaatgTTGCTACATTTGACACGTTTATACACTTGATTACCAAGCCAATGAAGAACTACAAAACGTTTATTGTTATGGTATAAAGATGTACCAACTTTCGACGAATCACTATGGAAAAAAAATTGCGTCATGGCGAGAAATTGGAAAATGATTGATAAATGCAGACGAAGTTTGCGGACTGTACAACACGGTAACGAAGCCATCAAATCAAATATGTAACATTCACTGAATTAGCCATCTTGTGCTATTGTCAAGATTATTTATCAAGTATGGTTTGATTAATCGTaagaaactttgataaaaaaatgtggCTCAAAGTTAAAAGTCCCGCTTACCCCTGATGTCATTTCAAGCGGAATGTAATCTTATTAAAAAGATTTAACAACTTGTTCCAtgatttaatatacatgtattttattatttaacaaaaaacGAAATCAGACTTTGAAACAGCTGTAATTCCTTTCGCGTGTCTGTCTTTGATGCTCTTTGTATTTTGCATGGACACCTTTGGGAGCGGCACTCTGAAAGCAAAATATGATTTAAACGTTAATTCCTCCTCTATTTATCCCAAGTATATCTTGAAAGTAGTGATTAAAGCAACAACATTCGACCGCGTCCGCAAATTGAAGTTTACTGTATATCCTAGATACAAATACGCTCAACAGTAAGTATTTCATTTGAATGTTaaataacccaatatcaaacttacaTATCCACAATCAAGCATCTTTAATAGGagaattatgaatatttatataaaatgttttaatttatataaacaaatatttcaacgGTATAAATTTTGTCAACAGATATATACGTGCATATATCAAATATACGCCCCGTGTTTTCTTACCTTCGTTTATCATCTAGAGTTTCAGATGACTTTGGCTCTTTAACTTCCGGTAATTTACGGGTTTTCAATGGCGGCAGCCGTGTGCTTGTGTATCCAGGTTTAGCCTTTGTTTGCACAACTTGTTGGCGCAGTTTGTTTGGCTCAATCATTTTTCGTTTCAATATACCATTGTGCAAGTTCTTTCGGTTGTTGTCACTTTTATCTACCTCTGTGTGTACCATTATTGCAGAAGTGTCGTGGTCATTGTTTTTCACTACACCTTATTTTGTATCAACCGGTTTCATTGTGTTTCCAGTCACTGTACTTTctgttttatgtttattatttctACCCTGCCTTTTTAACTGCCCTTGTCCAGCACTAGCTGTATCTACTTTTATATTCTTATTTCCCGAAAACACTGAACCGCCTTTTTTCCTTTCAGATGCTTCTATTCTTGTGTTTGTGTTTCTGTTAACTTTATGTGAGTCGGCTTGTTTGCTTTTAAGATCTTCATTCCTTTTAGAAACAAACTGTCTTTTTGCCTGCTGGTTTGCCGTTGTGATCGccgcatttattttatttttgttcattgaaaGTGTTTTGCTGTAAGGAGTGGCAGTATTCTTGGCGAGCATATCTGTATCATCAGGTTTCTTCTCTACACGCCTAAAATTGTGAAGGTTTATCAGacaatgaaaatataacattttgtatgaCAGTTAGATACTATGAAACTTTACAAAGTAGTGATACCCACGCCACAATAGTGCAATAAATCTACAGAAAGGTTTAGATTAAATAGAAATTTAGGATTACCATTTGTAGTTCGTATAAATATTTAGCAAAGACGTGGCATAAGTTTGTACTTCATAGGCTGATGTTTATATTATAATGTGGTATAAAAGCtataaaattacaatataaaaatCACATGGCTTCGTGTTTTACTTTCTATGGGTAGATTTGATCATATTTGATACAAAGACCAATGTCTATAGACCATCTACTTTCACGCGATAAGTTATAAAGttgacatttatgtaaaaatataaacattttacattatttgcaACCCCCGGAGTACCtgaaaaaagtgttaaatatatagatacacaaaatgtaaaatgataataAGGTCATATTCTGATATAAAGATATGGCCTTACTGTCTCCGGAACATTATTGCAAAGTAATGGTCCTGATACGGACAATTGTATGACATTCAATTTGTGCCATTGACTTCTGTCGAATTGCAAACTATAGTCTGAACCTGCAAATCCGTAACAGGTATTTATTGTGAACTGCAGTTTTACCGTATAAGATTCAGGCTAAAGTTTCATGTGATTCTAGGTTAAAGTAGAATCTTCTTAAATGTTTAATATGTCTATCATAATATCTTGGggctggtgggggggggggcagcaaAATAAGATAGTTTCCTTTGTAAACTGTGGTCTGGCCAATGAACCttaattggaaaaaaatgaaaagttacaaTCTTTTTATATGGAAATCTCTTTCTTTTTTGCTTACTAAGGTATCCTGAATGTTTTAACAATCCGCTTACAAATGCAGTAAAGTCaaaattagaattttaaaactgttttgtgcagtggaaaataccttatcacaatctaatacaatgtacattagatattttaaaacaaagttcCTAATTTTACTCTTGGAGCTCTTTAGGGGGCGCATAATATGCCTCACTGACTCATGGTTGTGTCttccatttagaaaaaaaagagttgTTGCAGGAAAGGcggtaaaaatataataatacccTGAAGGTTATCAAAGTATGAACCtagtacataaataaataatgaataaataaataaatatatagataaatcaatcaatcaatcaatcaatcagtaaatgtacaaaatgtaccttgaatattttttatctCTTTCCACGCGGTGTTTTTGTATTTCCTCCATTCCCGGAAGTAACGGCCTGAAACAAGAGAATTTATCTTTAACATACTGGCACAATGTCATCCTTTTTTAgacaatatgtttcttttacttttgattagtttttttttttttttttttttttttcatgctttcaTTGGAAACGTGTTCAGAttactttttatcaattttgtcaGTTTTAGATTTACACTTCCTATTGTATTTACCAGAATACTTTGTTCTCTACCATACTGTCATGGATgacagaaatgttttgttttaaaatgcaattCTAACCACTTTCAGAGTATGCCTGCGAAAGAGTTATAagattttttgtacatttatttgataCTGATAGTATTAAGGTGAAGGGTTcatttttttgtatgaaaacaaCATATTAGAAACGATATGTTTCACAAATAAGTCGTTCCTGGCCTCACTCCCTGAAGCCAGAAGCATACATGCAAAATGTGGTCACCACGTTCATCTCGCCGTCTGTTGCAATATCGCATAAATACACAGTTCGACtgaaaacacatattttaatttgcaacaaaATCTGGGATAATTGTGCAGAAATTAGCATTACAAATGCATATGCCAATGTCTGTTTTGCAAAATACGATCGATAAGCTCATCATGTTGTCTGCTGCAATATTTCTTATTAGGATGAAGGCGAAAATTGCTTACTTGTAATTGTTATTCTTCGGTTCTTTAAAGTAAATTGCTCCTTTTTGCTTGCCTTTGCTAAGTTGTCCACCGTTTTTAATTTTTTCGTCTACCTTTTGTATTTTGTCCTATCTTACTTTCTGACCTTCAAATGAAGAATATACATTTCGTAAGTCGCTATCACGTGATATGGAAGTAGTCAATAGCTAAACATAGTTAATGTTGTCTATATTATATTTAACACCGACTTTAACTAAAAATTGTATCTTGTATCTTTGGATCATAAGTATATTCAATGTATCTGTATATCAAAATTCCAGTTCAATGGAGCGTGAGAGGTAtaacacatttcattacctcctaAGGCAAATCAAATCATGTCTGTTAGTACTTTACAAAATTTcagtctttgcttccaaatgatccttatatatagagaatattagattactgtcttataaatttaaatttattaagtgagtcggagaaaatataaaagtcgaggctctgttGTATGATTTTGATTCTGAAATGTGTTTCGTATaaaaaaaagtagataaaatatgGTAGCACTTTTTCCCGGTTTCTGTACGGCTCCAAACAATGTGACATGACGTCAATATTGCCGtgcttaaatgaaaataaacatgtttgaatAAGTGTCTTTTTTTTAACTAAGTCTTAGCACCATTTCATCACACCCATTTTATGCATTAACTTGGCATTAAACGGACTATGCAAGATGAAACCTTACTGTTATTAAATATTGCCTGAATCACTTTTTTCCTTTTGGAGACGTAGGACATTTTCCGTCATCCTTGGCTTTATTTTTGGctcttttgttttcttcaaaattgtTAGGTTCTGCTTTTCTATTTTCGTCTTCAGCTCGTGTTCAAGAAATGCAATATTGCATTCCTCGAAATTCCTTTTCTCGTGGTAAGTCTTTGCCATATTTTCCATGTGCAAGTAATTTTCTATAACTTCAAATTCAGTGTCTGATTTCAGTTCTTCTTTGTATATCTCCAGAAGCTATgaacaaaacatgaaaatgatacTTTTCATATATATCTTTCAAGATCTTCAAGATCTAATCCtatattatatttaaagaatttagCGTTACTTTCTTGGTAAACGCTTGAGTGAAttgtttattttctatatttttatcaaacgctttgctatttttcatttcttgtttgtttCAACGATGCCTTATTATCGCTTAACAATACATTCTGTCATGGGTCGAATTTCAATCCCAACGATGCAGGAAAGCAAGTGTTATATAGTCTGCGATAAACAAAGGCGTATGCGCGGATTGTTCGTGTAACTTATGACGTCAAATTATCACATGACGTCCGATGCATTACTACGTCCACGAATGAAGCCCAGTATAATTTTATCATAACGTTTGATGAAGAAGCATGTTAAAATGAACACGACCTTTTTgtggtttatcatctgatttagCACTGTTCGTCGTTCGGCACTCGGATAATTGTGGTAAATCAGACAAAGAACAACACGTACAAGGtcttaatttaataaatgacaatAACAATCCATAGACTTAACAATCCAGTAAAATGTCCGAGTAATGTTATCGTAAAAGAGATCAGTAAGATAGAGTGTTGTGTTTTAATAGATTCATACCTTTGCGTCTACTTTCTCTTTCTTGTCAACTGTATCTGCGAGTTTATCTTTGAAATCACCTATCTCTGCAACCAGTCGAGCTTCTTCCAACttgcttttcataattttgtttttctgctcTTCTTCCAGTTTTGTTATTAGTTTTAATTCTTCTAGCATCTTCGCGGCCTCTTTGTCCTCTTCATGTATAGCGGTTATCATCTTGAATACGTCActgttactatttatagaaaaatattctaATCTCGTATGGTTTCTGCTTGTTGGTGCGGTGTTTGTAATTGTGAACCCAAGTAAAAGTATACACACTTGTATAGCAGGTGTGTATGGTCAATTAATGAGTGAGTGAAAACTAATATTTCAATCTAATTGGAATCTTGTAACTCGTTCCTTTAAATTCTATAatgtaaaagttttgaaaattcttgCAATGCGTTTCTTCATATATTCATGGTCAATATTTCTAACCTTTTACGCGACGTGCTATTAACGTCTTTGAACGTgttaatcatgaaaagggcgctatataaatctggtatagtaATAGTAAATTACAGTTTTATAGTAACTGTGTCAACTAAAGTTACTTATATTATCATGGTCATGCTTCAAGCGCTGTAATTTCTGGTTGTCAACTTTGTCAGATACTCTAAAATAAAGATTAAACACAATTCATGAAACTAAAGATATATTACATTAAGAACCGTATTGGAAACATTATAGATAAATATAAGTTTTCCAAGTTAATAATTCtattgtatttttaataaattttgatatctAATAAACTAAAGTACACACTGCCATATTGTCAAGATAGAATATTACAAACCTTTCTGTTTTCTTCTTCGGTTTCAACCTTGGTGTCTCCTTAACATTATGTTCATGTTCACAAGTCCCTGTGGTTTTCGTGCATTTTCCTGAGGGTAGTATAGTCTTCTCTTCTCTATGGCTACGAGACCCTGAAGTTTTCCGACTGTCCTTTTCTTTTTCAACCGAGATTGGAAGATTTGTgctgaaaataaaagaaagaaactgaTAGTCTATTATGGTACAGTAATATCCTTAGATGTGATATACATATACCTAAATGagaatttttcatcattttatagcTGCTGCTGTTGTTAAAATTAAAGGTAtacttgacccaaatttcatgtttgaaaatataaacagtcACTACtaggggtgggtattgc carries:
- the LOC123534550 gene encoding uncharacterized protein LOC123534550 → MEEIQKHRVERDKKYSRRVEKKPDDTDMLAKNTATPYSKTLSMNKNKINAAITTANQQAKRQFVSKRNEDLKSKQADSHKVNRNTNTRIEASERKKGGSVFSGNKNIKVDTASAGQGQLKRQGRNNKHKTESTVTGNTMKPVDTK